The segment GCGACGCACAGCTACTCCCGTCGCCACACGTAACCGGGCCGCGACGCTGTCCGTTCTGGATGGGCGTCCGAAATCTCAGCAATCTGGAGTTCTCGCATGTCCAACCGCCGCACCGGCCTCATCCTCGATTTCGGAGGCGTTCTCACCACTCCGCTGCTGCCCGCAGTGCTCGCCTTCGAGCAGCGCGAGGGACTTCCACAGGGCGCCTGCCTCACGGCCCTGTACAAGGACGACGAGGGCGTCCGGATCACCAGCGACCTCGAGCGCGGAGCGGTCTCCCAGACCGAGTGGAACGAGTTTGCCGGCAAGATGCTGGGCGTGCCGGCTGGCAACTTGATGGGCCGCATCTTCGGCGACCTTCGCCCCGAGCCGCTGATGATCAGTGCGGCTGCCGCAGCGAGGCGAGCCGGGATCAAGGTGGGCATCCTGTCCAACTCCGTGGGCTTGACGCCTTGGGACCTGTACGACGGCTACGAGCTTGAGCGGCTGTACGACGTCGTGGTGATCTCCGAGCAGCACCTGCTGCGCAAGCCTGACCCCGAGCTCTTCGAGATCACGCTCAAGCTCATGGATCTGCCGGCCGAGGAGTGCGTCTTCGTCGACGACACCGAGGGTTACGTCCAGGCAGCGGAGCAGCTCGGCCTCGCGGGGGTGCACAACCAGGACCCCCAGCAGACGGTGGCCACTCTCTCCGAGCTGCTCGGCGTGGACCTTACGGCGTCCTAGCCCGGCGTCGGCCGCTCGGCGGTCCGACCGGTCCCGATGTCGGAACTGAGCCATCGCCCCTGCTCGCCCACACCTCGGCACAGCAAAGTTGCCCAGGACGTCGACGTTCGCCCGCCGAGGCAGGCAGTCGCGGTAGCAGTGGCCGCGGAGGGTGAGCAAGCCTCCGCCTCCGGCGTTGGAGCGCCGGGAACAGCAAGATCGAAGGGACTACGGCGATACCTCAGCAAGGGGTATCGCCGTAGTCCCTTCGCTGTTGTCGGCCATTGACGCGGCTGCGAAACAGCTCGTACCGGCCTTGTCCACGCACGGTCGACGGTCCGTATCAGCTACCAAGCCGGCAGAGCGGATACACCTCGGACGTCCAAGCCCGCGAGTAGTGCTGACCGGCGGCGTCACTCCCCGTCGTGCACCTCGGGCAGCTTGTGCTTGAGCTCTCCGACGAGCTCGTTGATGTGGGCCATCATCTCGGCAGACAGGCCCCTGCTGTTGCCGCGGGCAGCCAGGCCGAGGATCTGCCCTCGGTGAATCGAGCCGAGGAAGCGGAGTGCCTCCAGGAACTCGCGGGCCGCAGGGTCGACCTGGGCATCGTCCTGGAAGAGGGCCGCGTCGACCTGGAGCGCCTCGGCTAGGCCGGCACGCACCACATCAGAAGCCTCCGTCGTGGCACCCGCGCGAAGAGCATCGATGTCGCCGGCGGTGACGGCCGCCACGCCCGCATGCTCATTGACGAGCCGTGCGATTTCCTCATCAGAGGGCGCTTCCTGACCAACGTACCCGTGCTGCAGGAGGTAGTTGATCTTCTCTCCGACCGTGCGGGGGGCGGACGCCTGCTCGTCACGCGGGGCCCTGGGGCGAAGCCCGAACGAGCAGTCCTGGGCGTCCGACAGTTGCTCTGCGGTCACCCCGTACGCCCGTGCGAGCGGCTGCACGTAAGCATCGCTGAGTCGGCGCCGGCCGGATTCGGCGTTACTCACCGGTACGCGGCTCGCGCCGATGATCGCAGCGGCCTGCGCCACGCTGAGGCCGGCGTCGCAGCGCAGGAGCTGCAGGTCCGGTGGACCGTCATGGGGGAAGAGGGCATCGAGCGGCTGGCCAAGCGCCGCGGCGATCGCGGGAAGCTTCTCGCCCTTGGGGAAGTCCTGGCCGCTCTCCCATCTCGCGATAGTGGGGGCGCTGACGCCCACCATCTCGGCCAACTCCTTCTGGTGGAGGTCCTTGCCCCGCCGGACAGCACGTACGCGACTGCCGTCGAACTGACGTGGCACATGAACTCCTGCAGGGCGGCTATCGGGCCCGTGGTGGGGGCCTCTGGAGCAACTGTAATCCAGACTTGATACATCTGCGCAACTGACGTACGTTTCCGTATCGCACCTGGTCGTCAGGCTCCGGCTCTCTATGGCGCCAGGCCCTGGGGACCCCTATGCATGTTGCGTTGTCGTGCCGACTTGCGCAACGCGCCGTCGGATCCGGTTATCCAGTCGTTGTCGGCCGTTCGCGGCGCCACCTTCACCGATACCGGCCGTCGCGAGCCCTGTGTGACCTGCAACGAGCCGGGGATGGACTTGCCGCAGGTGTCTACGTATGTTCGTCGTCCCCCGCCGGGCGGCGCCCCGGGAGAGGGGTGGAACGAGCACCAGAGAGGAGGCGGGGCAAATGTGAGCGCACGGCCCATGACGTGGCTGGGCAACTGAAACCGGCGCCCGGGAGCTACCAACTCCCAAGCGCCGGGCCGGCACCCCGAGAGGTGCCAATTCACATCACGCGGGTGGCAGGGCTTCTTGCACGAGACCGCCGCACCGCGCTCCTACGAAAAACGGAGTATCGCATGCTCGCCATGCCGAGCGGAACCCTGACCTGCCCGGACACCGACCGCCGACACCGCCTCGCGGCCCAGCTCGCCGCCGTGATCCCGGGCGCGGCCACAATCCGGGTCAGCCTCAACGATCCGAAGCAGAAGTGGCCCCACCTGCACGCCATCGTCAAGGACGCGGCCGGGAAGACCCTGGAGCCGAACCGTACGACCGTTCGGGTCGCCGCCCGCTGGATCCTGCGCGTCTGGCCGGAGGCGGACTGGACCCGGCCGCACGTCTTCGAGCTCTCCGACGCCGCCCTCACCCGCAGCGACCTGACCGCCACCGGTCGGGGCCGCTGACATGGCGCGGATACGGACCATCAAGCCGGAGGCGTTCTTCTCCGAGTCGCTCGCCGAAGTGAGCGTCGAGGCCGAGCGGACCTTCTTCGGGCTGCTCACGCAGTCCGACGACCACGGCCGCCACCGTGACAACGCCGCGATCATCGCCGGGCTCCTCTGGCCCCTCCGTGCCGAGCACACCTCGGTCCACGTCGAAGACGACCTCCACCAGCTCGCGACCGCCGGCCTGATCTGCCGGTACACGGGCTGTGACGGCCGCCGCTACCTCCACATCGTGACCTGGTCCGAGCACCAGAAGATCGACAAGCCGAGCCAGTCTCGCCTGCCCTCCTGCCCGCAGCACCAGGCCGCCGCCCGGTGCGCCCCCTGCAAGGGCGCCTGCACCAAGCGGGCCGAGGACTCGTCCACCACTCGCCGCGGACTCGCCGAGGCTTCGCCGAACACTCCCCGAACCCTTGATCCGCCCCCGCCATCCACCGCGATTCTTCGCGAGCACGCGGACGAGACCTTCGCCGCCCGTCAGGACGCCTTCGAGGACATCGTCGGAACCCGTCACCACGAGGG is part of the Streptomyces sp. NBC_00250 genome and harbors:
- a CDS encoding helix-turn-helix domain-containing protein, producing MPRQFDGSRVRAVRRGKDLHQKELAEMVGVSAPTIARWESGQDFPKGEKLPAIAAALGQPLDALFPHDGPPDLQLLRCDAGLSVAQAAAIIGASRVPVSNAESGRRRLSDAYVQPLARAYGVTAEQLSDAQDCSFGLRPRAPRDEQASAPRTVGEKINYLLQHGYVGQEAPSDEEIARLVNEHAGVAAVTAGDIDALRAGATTEASDVVRAGLAEALQVDAALFQDDAQVDPAAREFLEALRFLGSIHRGQILGLAARGNSRGLSAEMMAHINELVGELKHKLPEVHDGE
- a CDS encoding transcriptional regulator, translating into MLAMPSGTLTCPDTDRRHRLAAQLAAVIPGAATIRVSLNDPKQKWPHLHAIVKDAAGKTLEPNRTTVRVAARWILRVWPEADWTRPHVFELSDAALTRSDLTATGRGR
- a CDS encoding HAD-IA family hydrolase, translated to MSNRRTGLILDFGGVLTTPLLPAVLAFEQREGLPQGACLTALYKDDEGVRITSDLERGAVSQTEWNEFAGKMLGVPAGNLMGRIFGDLRPEPLMISAAAAARRAGIKVGILSNSVGLTPWDLYDGYELERLYDVVVISEQHLLRKPDPELFEITLKLMDLPAEECVFVDDTEGYVQAAEQLGLAGVHNQDPQQTVATLSELLGVDLTAS